One genomic segment of Acinetobacter oleivorans DR1 includes these proteins:
- a CDS encoding dicarboxylate/amino acid:cation symporter translates to MKQKKLLKYIVIAILLGVLTGWICHHFFNEGDQLKQIASYFSIGTDIFLRLIKMIIAPLVFATIVSGIVSMGKSTSIGSITLKSMTWFITASFVSLAIGMGLANFFQPGAALDLALPTAQQLSGASLPETTGFTLQSFLSHVFPRSIAEAMANNDILQVLVFAIFFGSALAFVNQGNEKDSVIVRLTEELSKIMFRITDYVMMFAPFAVFAAIASAITVQGLGLIVDYGILIAEFYFGLLLLWIILFSVGAIVLKKDIFRLGKLIREPVTLAFATASSESAYPKVMDALNKFGVPKKVTSFVLPLGYSFNLDGSMMYTTFAVLFIAQAYNIDLSFTQQILILLTLMVTSKGIAGVSRASIVVISATLTMFHLPEAGILLLLGIDQFLDMGRTATNVVGNSIATAVVAKLEGEKVADTEELPEPVLIKSTQEQTPA, encoded by the coding sequence ATGAAGCAAAAGAAATTGCTCAAGTATATTGTTATTGCTATTTTACTTGGCGTATTGACAGGCTGGATTTGTCACCACTTTTTTAATGAAGGTGACCAACTCAAACAAATCGCTTCTTATTTTAGCATCGGCACAGACATCTTTTTACGCCTCATCAAAATGATTATTGCTCCATTGGTATTTGCCACAATTGTTTCAGGCATTGTATCAATGGGGAAATCTACATCGATTGGTAGTATCACACTCAAGTCAATGACTTGGTTTATTACTGCTTCGTTTGTATCACTTGCGATCGGCATGGGTTTAGCAAACTTTTTCCAACCCGGCGCAGCTCTAGATTTAGCACTACCAACAGCTCAACAACTTAGTGGCGCTTCTCTCCCAGAGACTACTGGCTTTACACTGCAATCATTCTTAAGCCATGTGTTCCCACGCAGCATTGCAGAAGCAATGGCAAATAACGATATTTTACAAGTGCTTGTTTTCGCTATTTTCTTTGGTTCAGCACTCGCTTTTGTAAATCAAGGCAACGAAAAAGATTCAGTTATTGTTCGTTTGACTGAAGAACTTAGCAAGATCATGTTCCGAATCACCGATTACGTCATGATGTTTGCACCTTTTGCAGTATTTGCTGCAATTGCTTCAGCAATTACAGTACAAGGTTTAGGCTTAATTGTTGACTACGGTATTTTAATCGCTGAGTTCTATTTCGGTCTTCTGTTACTTTGGATCATTTTGTTCTCTGTTGGTGCAATCGTACTTAAAAAAGATATTTTCCGCTTAGGTAAATTAATTCGTGAACCTGTAACTCTTGCTTTCGCTACAGCTTCAAGTGAGTCTGCCTACCCTAAAGTAATGGATGCACTCAATAAATTTGGTGTGCCTAAAAAAGTGACTAGCTTTGTATTACCGTTGGGTTATTCATTTAACCTAGATGGTTCAATGATGTACACCACGTTTGCAGTACTGTTTATTGCTCAAGCTTACAACATCGATCTTAGCTTCACTCAACAAATCTTAATTCTGTTAACTCTGATGGTGACAAGTAAAGGTATTGCAGGTGTATCACGAGCTTCAATTGTGGTTATTTCAGCAACACTCACCATGTTCCATTTACCTGAAGCTGGCATTCTCTTATTGCTTGGTATTGATCAGTTCCTTGATATGGGTCGTACTGCAACAAACGTAGTAGGTAACAGTATTGCTACCGCAGTTGTTGCTAAGCTTGAAGGCGAAAAAGTAGCAGATACTGAAGAGCTACCAGAGCCAGTATTAATTAAATCAACTCAAGAACAAACGCCCGCTTAA
- a CDS encoding type II asparaginase, with translation MLTKTVKSLGLAMGLLACSLPLYAKNNVVVVATGGTIAGAGASSANSATYTAAKVPVDALINAVPQIKDLANVTGIQALQVASESITDKELLQIARQVNELVKKPSVNGVVITHGTDTLEETAFFLNLVVHTDKPIVIVGSMRPSTALSADGPLNLYSAVALAASDDAKNKGVMVLMNDSIFAARDVTKGINIHTNAFVSQWGALGTLVEGKPYWFRQSVKRFTNASEFNIENIKGDALPLVQIVYGSDSMLPDAYEAYAKAGAKAIIHAGTGNGSVANYIVPTLQKLHDKDGIQIIRSSRVPQGFVLRNAEQPDDKYGWVAAHDLNPQKARLLAALALTKTNDAKEIQRMFWQY, from the coding sequence ATGTTGACTAAAACTGTTAAATCTTTAGGTTTAGCGATGGGCTTATTGGCCTGCTCTCTCCCACTTTACGCAAAAAATAATGTAGTTGTTGTAGCCACTGGCGGTACTATCGCGGGTGCTGGCGCAAGCTCAGCAAACAGTGCAACCTACACTGCTGCAAAAGTTCCAGTTGATGCCTTAATTAATGCTGTTCCACAAATCAAAGATTTGGCGAATGTCACTGGTATTCAAGCATTACAGGTCGCTTCTGAAAGTATTACTGACAAGGAATTATTACAAATTGCTCGTCAAGTAAATGAGCTGGTAAAAAAACCATCTGTTAATGGTGTCGTGATTACTCACGGTACAGACACTTTAGAAGAAACAGCATTTTTCTTAAATCTTGTTGTTCACACTGATAAACCGATTGTTATTGTTGGTTCAATGCGTCCTTCAACTGCTCTTTCAGCAGATGGACCACTTAACCTTTATAGCGCAGTTGCTTTAGCAGCTTCTGATGATGCAAAAAATAAAGGCGTTATGGTTCTGATGAACGACTCTATTTTTGCAGCGCGTGATGTCACTAAAGGCATTAACATTCATACAAATGCTTTTGTTAGCCAATGGGGCGCTTTAGGTACATTAGTTGAAGGCAAGCCATACTGGTTCAGACAGTCTGTAAAACGTTTTACAAATGCTTCAGAATTTAATATCGAAAATATTAAAGGTGATGCACTTCCACTGGTACAAATCGTTTACGGTTCAGACTCTATGCTTCCTGATGCTTATGAAGCATATGCAAAAGCTGGTGCTAAAGCGATTATCCATGCAGGTACTGGTAACGGTTCTGTTGCGAACTATATCGTTCCAACTTTACAAAAACTTCATGATAAAGACGGTATTCAAATTATCCGTTCATCACGTGTACCACAAGGTTTCGTATTACGTAATGCTGAACAACCTGATGATAAATATGGTTGGGTAGCTGCTCATGACTTAAACCCACAAAAAGCACGTCTTCTTGCTGCATTAGCTCTTACTAAGACTAATGACGCTAAAGAAATTCAACGTATGTTCTGGCAGTACTAA
- the dnaE gene encoding DNA polymerase III subunit alpha: MQFVHLGIYTEFSITESIVRIPDLVNAAVKDQMPALALTDLSNLHAAVKFYNACLKKGIKPLLGSTIRLDDAQHRATLLAMSDVGWKSLTEIVSRGFIEGQQLSIPCVKKEWVLEQHQDIIVLLGQHSDVGQMLCSSNPQKAAPLLEAWLEKFGNRVYLALTRTDRPGEEDFIQEAAKLAAQYNVGVVAHNDVHFVEKEDFEAHEARVCIADGYVLADNRRPRIYSPEQHFKTSDEMIELFSDIPSAIENTYHIAKRCNVKLQLGTYFLPDYPIPDGFTIDTYFEHLSKVGLEERLNYLYPVEKRGEDWPEIRKPYDERIDYEVGIILKMGFPGYFLIVMDFIQWAKNNGVPVGPGRGSGAGSLVAYSLKITDLDPLRYDLLFERFLNPERVSMPDFDVDFCIAGRDRVIDYVSRTYGREAVSQIATFGTMAAKGAIRDVARVLGKSYGLADRISKMVPTKPLGVDLATAIDMEPQLKDIVTNPSNPDNDDASEIWEMALKLEGVTRNTGKHAGGVVIAPGKITDFSAVLCDADGTNRVAQYDKDDVEAAGLVKFDFLGLRNLTVIEDAIQNINKNRDSNDQLNILHVPLDDAKAYSVFADANTTAVFQFESVGMKRMLKEARPSKFEEIIAFVSLYRPGPMDLIPDFIHRMHGGDFEYLHPLLEGVLEPTYGIMVYQEQVMQTAQICAGYTLGGADLLRRAMGKKKPEEMVKQRQIFLEGAAEKGIDESTANHIFDYMEKFAGYGFNKSHAAAYALVAYHTAWLKAHYPAEFMAAVMTSEMQNTDSVVFLIDDCRNNNLEVLPPSVNMSTYHFHASNDKTIVYGLGAIKGVGEQAMQSVIDSRRQFGPYTDLFDFCHRIDLKKINKRTLEALIRAGALDCLGIERASLMAQLPEAVQAAEQARSNRESGIMDLFGEVEEVQRKPAKPVKPWSDEVRLKGEKDTLGLYLTGHPIDVYRQELKAFIPVKLNEITATRRGVTTVYAGLVIDVANFPNRVVIVLDDGTARIEVSCNHERFQRFKDIVQVERVVVFEGEIYEREGFDRPMGRLTKAFTLNEIRQKRANSIQIKLTEEFMQPTLAKDLQNMILPFCNVDMHQHISLQLQIDQSYAQAELQFGPQWKVAPLDELLAKLRDYFGKDNIYIEYQVKSKAAKAADPVRPHAVAPPPAGMSMDDALDLYQSEVSQYS, encoded by the coding sequence ATGCAGTTTGTTCATCTAGGTATTTATACAGAATTTTCGATTACAGAGTCGATAGTTCGCATACCTGACTTGGTCAATGCTGCGGTTAAAGACCAAATGCCTGCGTTGGCATTAACTGACCTCTCTAACCTCCATGCGGCGGTAAAATTTTATAATGCTTGTTTAAAAAAAGGCATTAAGCCTCTTTTAGGTAGTACGATTCGCCTTGATGATGCTCAACACCGTGCAACATTACTTGCAATGAGTGATGTTGGATGGAAAAGTCTCACCGAAATCGTTTCACGCGGTTTTATTGAAGGACAACAGCTCAGTATTCCATGTGTAAAAAAAGAATGGGTACTTGAACAGCATCAAGATATTATCGTTTTACTTGGCCAGCATAGTGATGTTGGTCAGATGCTTTGTTCATCTAACCCACAAAAAGCAGCTCCCCTTTTAGAAGCATGGCTCGAAAAGTTTGGTAACCGTGTTTATCTTGCTTTAACACGTACCGACCGTCCTGGTGAAGAAGACTTTATTCAAGAAGCAGCTAAACTTGCTGCACAATATAATGTTGGTGTAGTTGCACATAATGATGTGCACTTTGTAGAAAAAGAAGATTTCGAAGCACACGAAGCACGTGTTTGTATCGCTGATGGTTATGTACTCGCAGATAATCGTCGTCCACGCATATATAGTCCTGAGCAGCACTTTAAAACCTCAGATGAAATGATCGAATTGTTTTCCGATATTCCTAGCGCTATCGAGAACACCTATCATATTGCTAAACGCTGTAACGTTAAACTGCAACTCGGAACTTACTTTTTACCTGACTATCCAATTCCAGATGGTTTTACCATCGATACTTATTTTGAACATTTATCTAAAGTAGGCTTGGAAGAGCGCTTAAATTATCTTTACCCTGTTGAAAAACGTGGTGAAGATTGGCCAGAGATTCGTAAGCCTTACGATGAACGAATTGATTATGAAGTCGGTATTATCCTGAAGATGGGTTTCCCCGGCTACTTCCTCATCGTCATGGACTTCATTCAATGGGCAAAAAATAATGGTGTGCCAGTTGGGCCGGGTCGTGGTTCAGGTGCAGGTTCATTAGTCGCATACAGCTTAAAAATTACAGACCTTGACCCACTTCGTTACGATCTGCTCTTCGAACGTTTCTTGAACCCAGAACGTGTATCGATGCCTGACTTTGACGTCGATTTCTGTATTGCTGGACGTGACCGCGTTATTGATTACGTATCGCGTACTTATGGTCGTGAAGCCGTTTCACAAATTGCAACTTTCGGAACCATGGCAGCAAAAGGTGCAATCCGTGACGTTGCGCGTGTATTGGGTAAATCTTACGGTTTAGCTGACCGTATTTCAAAAATGGTGCCTACCAAACCACTCGGTGTGGATTTAGCTACCGCTATTGATATGGAACCACAGCTTAAAGATATTGTGACCAACCCCTCTAACCCAGATAACGACGATGCAAGTGAAATCTGGGAAATGGCATTAAAATTAGAAGGTGTAACCCGAAATACGGGTAAACATGCCGGAGGTGTAGTTATTGCACCAGGTAAAATTACCGATTTCTCGGCTGTACTTTGTGATGCAGACGGAACAAACCGCGTTGCTCAATATGATAAAGACGATGTAGAAGCAGCAGGTCTGGTCAAGTTCGACTTCTTGGGTTTACGTAACTTAACCGTTATTGAAGACGCGATTCAAAATATTAATAAAAACCGCGACAGTAATGATCAACTCAATATCCTGCATGTTCCTCTAGACGACGCTAAAGCTTATTCTGTCTTTGCCGATGCAAATACAACAGCGGTATTCCAGTTTGAATCCGTCGGCATGAAACGGATGCTTAAAGAAGCACGTCCAAGCAAATTTGAAGAAATTATTGCATTCGTATCCTTGTATCGTCCGGGTCCAATGGACCTGATTCCTGACTTTATTCACCGTATGCATGGTGGAGATTTTGAATATCTCCATCCTCTTTTAGAAGGTGTATTAGAACCAACTTACGGAATTATGGTTTATCAGGAACAGGTAATGCAGACTGCACAGATTTGTGCAGGTTATACCTTAGGTGGCGCAGACTTACTACGCCGTGCAATGGGTAAAAAGAAACCTGAGGAAATGGTCAAACAGCGCCAAATCTTCTTAGAAGGTGCTGCTGAAAAAGGGATTGACGAAAGCACAGCAAACCATATCTTTGACTATATGGAAAAGTTTGCAGGCTATGGTTTTAACAAATCTCACGCGGCTGCTTATGCCCTAGTTGCCTACCATACTGCATGGTTAAAAGCTCATTACCCTGCTGAGTTTATGGCAGCGGTAATGACATCCGAAATGCAAAACACGGACAGTGTTGTATTTTTGATTGATGACTGTCGAAACAATAATCTTGAAGTCTTACCACCATCAGTCAACATGTCGACTTATCACTTCCATGCAAGTAACGATAAAACGATTGTTTATGGTTTAGGTGCAATTAAGGGCGTCGGCGAACAAGCAATGCAGTCAGTTATTGACTCTCGTCGACAATTTGGTCCTTATACAGATCTATTCGATTTTTGCCATCGTATTGATTTGAAGAAAATCAATAAGCGTACTCTTGAAGCTTTAATTCGCGCGGGTGCACTCGATTGCTTAGGAATTGAACGTGCAAGCTTAATGGCTCAATTGCCTGAAGCTGTTCAAGCCGCTGAACAAGCTCGAAGTAACCGTGAAAGCGGAATTATGGATTTATTTGGTGAGGTTGAAGAAGTTCAGCGTAAGCCAGCTAAACCAGTAAAACCATGGAGTGACGAAGTTCGTCTCAAAGGCGAAAAAGATACGCTTGGTTTATATTTAACCGGTCATCCAATTGATGTTTACCGACAAGAACTCAAAGCTTTTATTCCTGTAAAACTAAACGAAATTACTGCGACGCGTCGTGGTGTTACAACGGTTTATGCAGGTTTGGTCATTGATGTCGCAAACTTCCCGAACCGTGTGGTTATTGTACTAGATGATGGTACGGCACGTATTGAAGTCAGCTGTAACCATGAGCGTTTCCAACGTTTTAAAGATATTGTGCAAGTTGAACGTGTTGTCGTTTTCGAAGGCGAAATCTATGAGCGAGAAGGCTTTGATCGTCCAATGGGACGTTTAACCAAGGCTTTCACGTTAAATGAAATAAGACAAAAACGTGCTAACAGTATTCAAATCAAATTGACAGAAGAGTTCATGCAGCCAACACTGGCAAAAGATCTGCAAAACATGATCTTGCCATTTTGCAATGTAGATATGCATCAACATATCTCTCTACAGTTACAGATTGATCAATCCTATGCTCAAGCCGAACTTCAGTTTGGTCCGCAATGGAAAGTCGCTCCTCTAGATGAATTACTTGCTAAACTCAGAGATTATTTTGGTAAAGATAATATTTATATTGAATATCAAGTAAAGTCGAAAGCAGCTAAAGCAGCAGACCCTGTTCGTCCACATGCTGTTGCCCCTCCTCCTGCGGGTATGTCTATGGACGATGCATTGGATTTATACCAAAGCGAAGTTTCTCAATATTCGTAA
- a CDS encoding RNA methyltransferase yields MSSFDHTTVSKQLAQVRIVMVNTTLPANIGSALRAMKTMGLIKLVLVAPKTYPHPDIQALAAGAQDLFEHLEIVDTLEDAIKDCHLVFGTSARSRTIPWPLLDVRPAAKEAIKATTQGQQIAIVFGREDRGLTNEELALANYHLTIPVNPDYGVLNVAQAIQVVCYELRMSALEQEQVDQNVDEMPLVQGQSMQWDEPLVTQQQMEEFYPHLEKMLTEIEFLDPENPRLLPLRLRRLFGRIQLDRMEYHLLRGIFSRVQALTSGKWKKALSDKEDQPNA; encoded by the coding sequence ATGAGTTCGTTTGACCACACCACCGTGTCAAAGCAATTAGCACAAGTGCGTATTGTCATGGTAAATACAACTTTGCCTGCCAATATTGGTAGTGCTTTACGTGCCATGAAAACAATGGGACTAATTAAATTAGTTCTCGTAGCACCAAAAACATACCCTCATCCAGATATACAAGCACTTGCCGCAGGTGCCCAAGATTTATTTGAACATCTTGAGATTGTAGATACCTTAGAAGATGCGATTAAAGACTGTCATTTAGTATTTGGAACAAGTGCACGTAGCCGCACCATTCCTTGGCCTTTACTTGATGTGAGACCTGCGGCTAAAGAAGCTATTAAGGCCACCACTCAAGGACAACAAATTGCTATTGTTTTTGGCCGTGAAGACCGTGGCTTAACAAATGAAGAATTAGCACTGGCAAATTATCATTTAACTATTCCTGTCAATCCGGACTATGGCGTGTTGAATGTTGCACAAGCGATTCAAGTTGTATGTTACGAACTTCGCATGTCTGCTCTTGAGCAAGAGCAAGTCGATCAGAATGTAGATGAAATGCCATTAGTTCAAGGCCAAAGCATGCAATGGGATGAACCTTTGGTGACTCAGCAACAAATGGAAGAGTTTTATCCTCATCTAGAAAAAATGCTGACCGAAATCGAATTTTTAGATCCAGAAAATCCACGCTTATTACCTTTACGCTTGCGTCGTTTATTTGGTCGTATACAATTAGATCGTATGGAATATCATTTACTTCGCGGTATTTTTAGTCGCGTACAAGCTTTAACAAGTGGTAAATGGAAAAAAGCATTATCTGACAAGGAGGATCAACCCAATGCTTAA
- the cysE gene encoding serine O-acetyltransferase produces MLKQLKEDIKAVFARDPAARNTLEVLTTYPGIHAIMMHRVAHELWQKDCKGAARLLSSFSRFATGIEIHPGAKIGKRFFIDHGMGVVIGETAEIGDDVTLYHGVTLGGTTWKTGKRHPTLEDGVVVGAGAKILGPFTVGKGAKVGSNAVVTKAVPAGVTAVGNPARYIYKDTDKTKDKDEERRRDYAQSIGFAPYATTADQSDPILEGMRVLLDRIQHNETRMNNLCQRLSELDPSFEKESQDEQPFSDEELKILEEVRRECGAQNKISKT; encoded by the coding sequence ATGCTTAAGCAGCTTAAAGAAGATATAAAAGCTGTATTTGCGCGAGATCCTGCTGCCCGCAATACACTAGAAGTTCTTACGACTTACCCAGGTATTCATGCAATTATGATGCATCGTGTTGCGCATGAATTATGGCAAAAAGATTGTAAAGGTGCAGCTCGCCTACTTTCTTCATTTAGCCGTTTTGCAACTGGAATTGAAATTCATCCTGGCGCTAAAATCGGTAAGCGTTTTTTTATTGATCATGGCATGGGTGTTGTGATTGGTGAAACTGCTGAAATTGGTGATGATGTTACGCTTTATCATGGGGTTACCTTAGGTGGTACCACATGGAAAACTGGTAAACGCCATCCAACTTTAGAAGACGGTGTTGTTGTTGGTGCCGGTGCGAAAATTTTGGGTCCATTTACTGTAGGTAAAGGTGCCAAAGTCGGTTCAAATGCTGTAGTGACTAAAGCTGTTCCTGCCGGAGTAACTGCTGTAGGAAACCCTGCACGATATATCTATAAAGATACCGACAAAACTAAAGATAAAGATGAAGAGCGTCGCCGCGATTATGCGCAAAGTATTGGTTTTGCCCCATATGCGACAACTGCTGATCAGTCAGACCCTATTTTAGAAGGCATGCGTGTTTTACTAGATCGTATTCAGCACAATGAAACGCGTATGAATAATTTATGTCAGCGTTTATCAGAGCTAGATCCTAGCTTCGAAAAAGAAAGTCAAGATGAACAACCTTTTAGTGATGAAGAGCTAAAAATTCTTGAAGAAGTGCGTCGTGAATGTGGTGCACAAAACAAGATATCAAAAACGTAA
- a CDS encoding ABUW_2363 family tetratricopeptide repeat lipoprotein, with amino-acid sequence MNFKPLAYIILATSSLTACTMAPVKQQKIEPFVFKEPELTPPFYALNPFNYDQPPAFEVALKDAAAQPVTKMVVNRQDDPTKQLTLDVNKLIVPTVNNSQRSMKYAVLAGENEIDVTSIDDFLQLVEGKARHYPPRFTDRQERKGFESKLKEVTQQLDTLAANPNASFDILLRAFKASVLARNLDLGTVHTTRSLEYAQRLLKISPDDAETNFWFGFGLSEGGGQREAIPYLDKAIKGNVQEAYLAAANNYIAMEQKKNAIQTLKNYKVKYPDESEIADRLIQEIEKQGRWNVWQVLTNPAMSATTTPSATPKK; translated from the coding sequence ATGAATTTTAAGCCTTTGGCATATATCATCCTTGCGACTTCAAGTTTAACAGCTTGTACAATGGCACCTGTAAAACAACAAAAAATTGAGCCTTTTGTTTTCAAGGAACCAGAGCTTACTCCTCCTTTTTATGCGTTAAATCCTTTTAACTACGATCAACCGCCAGCATTTGAAGTTGCCTTAAAAGACGCTGCTGCACAGCCAGTAACCAAAATGGTCGTTAATCGTCAAGATGACCCGACTAAACAGCTTACTCTCGACGTCAATAAACTGATTGTTCCGACTGTAAATAATTCACAGCGTTCAATGAAATACGCAGTTTTAGCTGGTGAAAATGAAATTGATGTTACAAGTATTGATGACTTTTTACAGTTAGTAGAAGGCAAAGCTCGTCACTACCCACCTCGTTTTACTGATCGTCAAGAGCGTAAAGGCTTCGAAAGTAAACTTAAAGAAGTAACACAACAACTTGATACACTTGCTGCAAACCCAAATGCATCATTTGATATTTTGCTTCGCGCTTTCAAAGCAAGCGTTCTTGCACGTAACCTTGATTTAGGTACTGTTCATACCACTCGATCTTTAGAATATGCTCAACGACTTTTAAAAATTAGCCCAGATGATGCAGAAACAAACTTCTGGTTTGGTTTCGGTTTATCTGAAGGTGGTGGTCAACGTGAAGCTATTCCTTACTTAGATAAAGCCATTAAAGGTAATGTTCAAGAAGCATATCTAGCTGCTGCAAACAACTATATTGCAATGGAGCAAAAGAAAAACGCGATTCAGACACTTAAAAATTATAAAGTGAAATATCCAGATGAATCGGAAATTGCTGATCGTTTAATTCAGGAAATTGAAAAACAAGGTCGTTGGAATGTATGGCAAGTTTTGACTAACCCAGCAATGTCTGCAACTACAACACCAAGTGCAACACCTAAAAAATAA
- a CDS encoding esterase/lipase family protein translates to MFSIKRSKTVLTVMLLGSILSGCQVVNVKQQALNVTIANERNSILTQDKLSEASLNVLSMSGQEAKVCTETPDNCVNQLKKLPQILDEQFLSAASEMYLAKAMALSDSSDCKISRFTKHKSEEEQTNIQNKYDDCLDQQLNLLDKSIRYSYAYLFSTKRKPTDRIFDNRQVQIRDFYNQAIAKMVSVYDLRYPKKDVVEPQIHIGKSVYSIDFEFHQQLAGQKLEKLISSYNLNFSGLRTINRRDGFGSEFVAVFPSSGKEDINEYILDPLKYNYKNGVNPNIHHARYLAATIVAEPKHATTVEEIINNSEFVIRVYDPYRTDNINVAGKQYPLAANFSAPYGLWLAENNLGVAAYLSLIDRDQHLTMPHLYMLEPYNPNKKIIVLIHGLASSPEAWIALTNDVMGDTVLRDNYQVWQVFYSTNMPILESRFQTYALLKQAFGSLNPSDPAAHDAVLVGHSMGGIISRLLVSDGDITKPALDLMTIRQQNRFKKHPMVTERLQMHSINNFDRAIFLASPHRGTDYADRWFTLAARKIIRLPGAFLSAVATSLTTENLDVKDFLSNIDNGLIQNGPSDLSHQSKFMELTENINPHQGLVFHSIMGNITKSDDPNVITDGIVPYKSAHLEGAKSEKVLPGGHSIQLTPQAVLELRRILREHLVEHGLYKP, encoded by the coding sequence ATGTTTTCAATAAAAAGAAGCAAAACAGTATTGACGGTCATGCTACTCGGTTCAATTCTGAGTGGTTGTCAGGTCGTTAATGTTAAACAGCAAGCTTTGAATGTGACTATTGCAAATGAACGTAATAGTATTCTTACGCAAGATAAACTCAGCGAAGCAAGTCTGAATGTTTTATCAATGTCTGGTCAGGAAGCTAAAGTCTGCACTGAAACCCCTGATAACTGTGTAAATCAACTCAAAAAACTTCCTCAAATTTTAGATGAACAGTTTTTATCAGCTGCAAGTGAAATGTATCTGGCAAAAGCAATGGCTTTGTCAGATTCCTCGGATTGTAAAATTAGTAGGTTTACTAAACACAAGTCCGAAGAAGAACAAACCAATATTCAGAATAAATATGATGATTGCTTAGACCAACAATTAAATTTACTCGATAAAAGTATTCGTTATAGCTACGCCTATCTATTTTCAACAAAACGTAAGCCTACCGACCGTATTTTTGATAATAGACAAGTTCAGATTCGGGACTTTTACAATCAGGCTATAGCAAAAATGGTGAGCGTTTATGATTTACGCTATCCAAAAAAAGATGTCGTAGAACCTCAAATACATATTGGTAAAAGTGTCTATTCGATTGATTTTGAATTTCACCAACAACTTGCTGGACAAAAATTAGAAAAGTTAATTTCTAGTTATAATTTAAATTTTTCAGGATTAAGAACCATTAACCGCCGCGATGGTTTTGGCTCTGAATTTGTAGCAGTTTTTCCTAGCTCAGGAAAAGAAGATATTAATGAATATATTTTAGACCCGCTTAAATACAATTATAAAAATGGCGTTAACCCCAATATTCATCATGCACGTTATTTGGCTGCAACTATTGTCGCTGAACCAAAACATGCGACCACTGTTGAAGAAATTATTAATAATTCTGAATTCGTGATTCGCGTTTACGACCCTTATCGCACCGATAATATTAATGTCGCTGGTAAGCAATATCCTCTAGCAGCCAACTTCTCTGCACCTTATGGTCTATGGCTGGCAGAAAATAACTTAGGAGTGGCAGCTTATTTAAGCCTAATTGATCGTGATCAGCACTTGACCATGCCACATCTCTACATGCTTGAGCCATACAACCCCAATAAGAAGATTATTGTGTTGATTCATGGTCTAGCAAGTAGTCCTGAGGCGTGGATTGCTTTGACCAATGATGTTATGGGTGACACGGTTTTAAGAGATAACTATCAAGTTTGGCAAGTTTTTTATTCAACCAATATGCCGATTTTGGAAAGCCGTTTCCAAACTTATGCCCTTCTTAAGCAAGCTTTTGGTTCGTTGAACCCTAGTGACCCTGCTGCACATGATGCTGTTCTTGTCGGCCATAGTATGGGAGGTATTATTAGCCGGTTACTGGTCAGTGATGGGGATATTACCAAGCCCGCTTTAGATTTGATGACCATTCGTCAGCAAAACCGTTTTAAGAAACATCCAATGGTTACTGAGCGATTGCAAATGCATTCAATCAATAATTTTGATCGTGCAATTTTCTTAGCTTCTCCTCATCGAGGTACAGATTATGCAGATCGTTGGTTTACGTTAGCTGCACGTAAAATTATTCGTTTACCGGGTGCATTTTTGTCGGCTGTAGCCACTTCACTCACCACTGAAAATTTAGATGTTAAAGATTTCTTGAGTAATATTGATAATGGTTTGATTCAAAATGGTCCAAGTGACTTGAGTCATCAATCTAAATTTATGGAACTTACAGAAAATATTAATCCGCACCAAGGGTTAGTCTTCCACTCTATTATGGGTAACATTACCAAGAGTGATGACCCAAATGTGATTACCGATGGTATCGTTCCCTATAAGAGCGCCCACTTAGAAGGTGCAAAATCTGAGAAAGTTCTTCCAGGTGGACACTCTATTCAGTTAACACCTCAAGCGGTACTAGAGCTACGTCGTATTTTACGAGAGCATTTAGTTGAACACGGTTTATATAAACCATAA